A region from the Triticum urartu cultivar G1812 chromosome 1, Tu2.1, whole genome shotgun sequence genome encodes:
- the LOC125533607 gene encoding uncharacterized protein LOC125533607: MPPSGSRGHGRGRHGRPSLPAEQRQDQFARDGAPQTRAMGRPLWGVSASGRAGHACGSADHGLYRPGRSEGRSRRRLGSAPCQEHGPAQLRREPSVSHLNKLLSTTTFMESSTLGSPILARTPTDWPMTFYIRIDRRGSFHTYPHVGGPFRKLQEVHDAIERYLEDRRHPTMFKEQDGVSLMDIAIREAMYWPDGSRRNGPKSQKIEESHSEMRLLVQALVDKYNDDHNRFGDLAHELKDVMKYQYISEGQGYYHFNFTTKTKRADAFGCGANNLFFVEVEVKFVNEEDEKLVVSCFCMVKPNDNGHCYGCVNNGSIRMKHPNNAAAYTAGHLELPSGCCSGDWIDYDEDEKAEEDNIRYMFKGMDDPEFLKEFLTLPPGATPIV, from the exons ATGCCGCCCTCTGGAAGTCGCGGACACGGACGCGGACGCCACGGCCGGCCCAGCCTACCTGCGGAGCAGCGTCAGGATCAATTTGCCCGGGACGGCGCACCACAGACCCGTGCCATGGGCAGGCCGTTATGGGGAGTCTCTGCGTCTGGCCGCGCCGGCCACGCCTGCGGCAGCGCCGACCATGGCCTCTACCGCCCTGGCCGCTCCGAAGGACGCTCCCGCCGTCGGCTGGGCTCTGCACC GTGTCAGGAACATGGACCTGCACAGTTGCGACGAGAACCATCTGTCTCGCACTTAAATAAGTTGCTGAGCACTACAACATTTATGGAATCCTCGACTCTTGGGTCGCCAATTCTGGCTCGGACACCTACTGATTGGCCGATGACCTTCTATATCAGAATTGATCGCAGGGGGTCTTTCCATACATATCCTCATGTGGGTGGGCCATTTAGGAAATTGCAAGAAGTTCACGATGCTATTGAACGCTATCTTGAGGACCGCCGGCATCCAACAAT GTTCAAGGAGCAGGATGGGGTTTCTCTAATGGACATTGCTATACGAGAGGCTATGTACTGGCCTGATGGCAGTAGGAGGAACGGCCCAAAATCACAAAAGATCGAAGAAAGCCATAGTGAAATGCGTTTATTAGTTCAAGCTTTAGTGGACAAGTATAATGATGATCACAACCGTTTTGGG GATCTAGCACATGAACTGAAAGATGTTATGAAGTACCAATATATCTCCGAGGGCCAGGGGTACTATCATTTCAATTTCACTACGAAGACTAAAAGAGCTGATGCTTTTGGATGTGGCGCCAACAATCTATTCTTTGTCGAAGTCGAAGTCAAATTTGTGAATGAAGAAGATGAAAAATTGGTTGTCAGCTGTTTCTGTATGGTTAAACCTAATGATAATG GCCACTGCTATGGTTGTGTAAATAATGGAAGTATTCGTATGAAGCACCCCAACAATGCTGCTGCATACACTGCTGGTCACTTGGAATTGCCATCTGGATGTTGTAGTGGAGACTGGATCGACTACGATGAGGAT GAGAAAGCTGAGGAGGATAACATACGATATATGTTCAAG GGCATGGATGATCCAGAGTTCCTGAAGGAATTCTTAACACTCCCGCCTGGTGCAACACCTATTGTGTAA